The genomic segment tatccgattttactgaaatttgggacagtgagttgtgttaggccagtcgacattcttctccgatttggcccaaatcagtccagatttggatatagctgccatatagaccgatcctccgattaagagtcttaggcccataaaagctacatttattatccgattttgatgaaatttgggactgctagttgtgttaggcccttcaacatccttcgtcaattttgtcctgatcggtccagatttggatatagctgccttatagaccgatcttccgttttagggtcttaggcccataaaagccccatttattatccgattttgctgaaatttgagacagtgagtttagttaggctgttcgacgtccttcttcaatttgtcccagatcggtccagatttggatatagctgccatatagaccgatttctcgatttaagggtttgggcccataaaagccacatttattatccgagtttgctgaaatttgggacagtgagttgtgttaggccagtcgacattcttctccgatttgtcCCAGAACggtgctgaaacttgggacagtgagttgtttaaggcccttcaacatccttcgtcaatttggctcagatcgctccagatttggatatagctgccatatagaccgatctctcggttttaggttttggggccatagaaggcgcaattattatccgattttgctaaaatttgggacagtgagttatgctaggcccttcgacatcattccttAATTttaccctgatcggtccagatttggatatagctgacatatagagcgatcctccgattaagggtcttaggcccataagagctatatttattatccgattttgatgaaatttgggacagtgagttgtgtcaggcccttcgacatccttcttaaatttggctcagatcgctctagatttggatatagctgccatatagaccgatttcgcgatttaaggttttgggctcataaaaggcgcatttattgtcggatttggccgaaatttgggacagtgagttaaattaggccccttgacatacttctgcaatatcgcacagatcggtccagatttggatatagctgccataaagaccgatatctcgatttagggtcttaggcctataaaagccacatttattatccgattttgctgaaacttgggacaaaaagtttggttaggcccttcgacatcttttttcaatttggctcagatcggtccagatttggatatagctgccatatagaccgatatctcgatgtagggtcttaggcccataaaagccacatttattatccgattttgcagaaatttgggacagtgagttgtgttaggcccttcaacttccttcgtcaatttggctcagatcgctccagatttggatatagctgccatacagaccgatatctcggttttatgttttggggccatataaggctcatttattgtccgatgtcgctgaaatttgagacagtgagttttgttaggctcttcgacaactttctgcattttgacccagatcggttcagatttgaatatagctgccatatagaccgatctctcgatttagggtcttaggcccataaaaggcgcatttattgtccgattttgctgaattttgggacagtgagttgtcttaggcccttcgacatctttctttaatttggcccagatcggtccagattacgatatagctgccatatagaacgatttctcgatttaaagtcttggccccatcaaaggcgcatttatattccgatttcactgaaatttgtcacagtgacttatgttaggcttttcgacatctgtctcgcatatggttcagatcggtttatttttagatatagctactaaaaagaccaatattttgttatacacatttaaagaatgacttgtacttatcagtatttggtccaaatcggaacatatttcgatataactgctatgggacataatgtatgcgattttcaccggattttgatggaaggtggtttacatatatacccgaggtggtgggtatccaaagttcgacccggccgaacttaacgcttttttacttgtttaccttcCCACTCTAAGATGGGgcttaacaataattttcaaaaacaccagatgtcagagatgggtagggcgatttaagcgaaatttcatataatataaacaaaaattcaaaaatttgttatcagTATCTGAGCTGGGGTGCCTAGGaaggccgcccacccccaaaacccgccaaaccgATTTACAGACCAATCActtcaatatgggtatcaacttagaggtatttgagagtagaaagcgaatctgatatccaattgtgggcctaagtgtttcgtgggtcaccccacccccattaaACCCctcaaaacggacatatttaccgaccatggcagtatggatctcaaatgaaaggtctttgggagtagagcacgaaattgagttttacttttgggaccaagtctctggggatccaccatacccttaaacaggacttttacctattggggtttaaataagaggtatttgagagtggaaatgtccaaatttagagtactcctctccaacatagcattatcgggcgcagccAAGCGGGCCGGGCTCGGCTACTTTAAtcaataaaattgcatttaaacCCAAATTCTTTAAGAAATACACATTCTTCGAaacacaaaaatgaaaaaaaaaatcaaaacgctTAATTAAACAATATCCATTAATATATCAAATTGATTGTTGAAATGGGGAGGGGGGGCAATGAAGGTCATTGTAGAATTATTTGTTTGCTACTGTTTTGCTGTATGTCTTGTGCGTTCAAACTTCCATTTCTGCATTCAACGCCTAGTCATGGGTATGGTAATTCTTGTTGGCATTGTGTGACTTATGGCTTAACATTTCCTCACATGCCTGAATGTTGATAAAAGGGCTTTTGTATTTAAACATAATTGTTTCAAAGCTGATAATTGAGCAGGTTCAATGGCTAATGGCCGATTATTATGCTACGGTCACTCATAAATGCACGACAGATACGAGTATAATATAAAAACTCTTACAGAAAGAGTTCTTAAGCATCAGTATTCAATACGATTTTATCAAGTTAACCAATAAGCCTCAccacattaaaaaacaaaatgttcaaattcGTAAGTACAACTTTCACTTACATTTAGTAATAACTATCAGCTTTCTTAAAAACCCTTCTCCGTTTAGGCTGCCATTTTTGCCACCCTCTTCTTAGCTGTCTCTGCTGGTCTCCTTGAAACCCATCATGTGGTACATGAGCCTGTGGTAGCCAAAGTTGGCCATGTTGTCCATTCTGCTCCTTCCGCCGTATCACACCAGAGCATCACCCAAGTCCATAGCAAAGCTGTTGTACAACCTGTCTACACGCCCATCGTTAAGACCACCGTTCATGCTGTCCCCATTGTAAAGACTGTGCATCATGTTGCGCCTGTGGTCAAGACTGTCCATACTCCCGTAGTGCACCATGTTGCCCCAGTGGTAAAGACCGTTCACACTCCAGTCGTCCATCATGTTGCTCCTGTGGTAAAGACTGTCCACACTCCAATTGTTCATCGTGCTACTCCTGTTGTTCATGCTATTCCAGTGCCACTGTTGCATCATCATTAATTGGAAAACCAAAATGTTAaacttattaaaaattaatttttttgttaaataaatttataaataactCAGCTCTgtgtttttataaccaccagcGCACAGTGTCACGACCGTGgccaaaaatggccaaatcCAACTAATTCGGAATGTGATCCCCAGctttggttaggttaggctgaaagAGAGTGCGAATATCAttgcgccccatgccactatggacatacacctccaaaaactaaaaaagtaacctcgaaaaataaaaactaagtcAGGTGCTAGTTACATAATCCATAATTGTTACGCCCCtcagttggttaatgtctggtattgtgtctccaattAAGT from the Stomoxys calcitrans chromosome 1, idStoCalc2.1, whole genome shotgun sequence genome contains:
- the LOC106094626 gene encoding larval/pupal cuticle protein H1C-like, with the protein product AMLSMVCVFPLATTVSAGLLETHHVVHEPVVAKVGHVVHSAPSAVSHQSITQVHSKAVVQPVYTPIVKTTVHAVPIVKTVHHVAPVVKTVHTPVVHHVAPVVKTVHTPVVHHVAPVVKTVHTPIVHRATPVVHAIPVPLLHHH